A genomic segment from Chitinophaga flava encodes:
- a CDS encoding sensor histidine kinase — translation MLPVKQDFFVAVVLITLLFTIMGLVVVAAVINYKKKQQAYLHQLKLMKEEYDKQLMWSQIEMQEETFAHLGQELHDDIGQLLTSTKLLINVTQRNLTEAPETLKIAEETLSTAIHHLRALSKSFSRQWLDQFSLIDNLKGEVARINASRAIEVKLTHELAELPLQAEPQIILFRIIQEAIQNCMKHARPQVIDISIRIANRVLLLIIADDGAGFDKAGMSATGMGIRNMQHRTQLLGGTINWEVTDAGGTAVLIKLPVEQN, via the coding sequence ATGCTTCCGGTCAAACAGGATTTCTTCGTAGCTGTAGTACTCATTACCTTACTATTTACCATTATGGGACTGGTAGTGGTTGCGGCAGTCATCAACTATAAGAAAAAACAACAGGCTTACCTTCATCAGCTTAAATTAATGAAAGAAGAGTATGATAAACAATTGATGTGGTCCCAGATAGAAATGCAGGAAGAAACCTTTGCTCATCTGGGACAGGAGCTGCATGATGATATAGGCCAGTTGTTAACCAGCACCAAATTACTGATTAATGTTACCCAGCGTAACCTAACCGAAGCACCGGAAACATTGAAGATCGCGGAAGAGACCCTCAGCACTGCCATTCATCACCTGCGCGCGCTTTCCAAATCGTTTAGCCGTCAGTGGCTGGACCAGTTCAGCCTGATCGACAACCTGAAGGGCGAAGTGGCCCGTATCAACGCGAGCCGCGCCATAGAGGTGAAGCTTACCCACGAACTGGCAGAACTGCCGCTACAGGCAGAACCGCAGATCATCCTGTTCCGCATTATACAGGAGGCCATACAAAACTGTATGAAACATGCCCGTCCACAGGTAATCGATATCAGTATTCGTATAGCCAACAGGGTTTTACTACTGATCATTGCCGACGATGGCGCCGGTTTCGACAAAGCCGGTATGTCTGCCACCGGTATGGGCATCCGGAATATGCAACACCGTACCCAACTACTGGGAGGAACTATCAACTGGGAAGTTACGGATGCAGGAGGAACCGCTGTGCTGATAAAATTACCCGTTGAACAAAACTAG
- a CDS encoding B12-binding domain-containing radical SAM protein has translation MNNSVFLITPPFTQLNTPYPATAYLKGFLNTKGIKAFQADLGIEVTLALFSKQGLQQLFASIEAEPPATALSENAARIIALQEDYVNTIDAVILFLQGKNPTLAHQISKRDFLPEASRFAQLDDLHWAFGSMGMQDRAKHLATMYLEDLSDLIMECVDPHFGFSRYAERLSRSANSFDELYDALHVGYTYIDHILTALLAERMESIQPAMVAISVPFPGNLYAAFRCGQWIKQHYPQVKIAMGGGFPNTELRSLSDPHVFEFIDFITLDDGEAPIETLVAFINGEKNVEELKRTFLLQDGKVTYINNPSCHDYKQSQVGTPDYSDLLLDHYVSAIEVVNPMHSLWSDGRWNKLTMAHGCYWGKCTFCDISLDYIRVYEPIAASLLCDRMETIIAQTGENGFHFVDEAAPPALMRALALEIIRRKLTVTWWTNIRFEKSFTRDLCLLLKASGCIAVSGGLEVASDRLLGLIQKGITVAQVARVNRHFTEAGIMVHAYLMYGFPTQTAQETIDSLEMVRQMFEAGILQSAFWHQFTMTAHSPVGKDPAKFKVQKETEETGTFANNDIMHIDPTGADHESFSYGLKKSLLNYMHGTCLDYPLSKWFEFKVPKTSVAPDFISKALQEEEIGTVKPTSRIVYLGKQPVVETITKSKKGNTWEVASITFQNKKEKMNISVEPSQGEWLAKLLDEAKVSNPKILTLQEVKDSYEAAGLEDFELFWDNKPVNTLYRSGLLKL, from the coding sequence TTGAATAATTCTGTTTTTTTAATAACGCCGCCATTTACACAGCTGAACACGCCTTATCCGGCCACTGCTTACCTGAAAGGGTTCCTGAATACCAAGGGGATCAAAGCCTTTCAGGCAGACCTGGGCATAGAAGTGACGCTGGCATTATTTTCCAAACAGGGATTACAGCAGTTGTTTGCCAGCATAGAGGCTGAACCGCCGGCCACGGCTTTGTCTGAAAATGCGGCAAGGATCATTGCCCTGCAGGAGGATTATGTGAATACCATTGATGCGGTGATTCTGTTTTTACAGGGGAAAAACCCTACGCTGGCGCATCAGATCAGCAAGCGGGATTTTTTGCCGGAAGCATCGCGCTTTGCGCAGCTGGATGATCTGCACTGGGCCTTCGGCTCCATGGGCATGCAGGACCGGGCCAAACATCTGGCCACGATGTATCTGGAAGACCTGTCGGACCTGATCATGGAATGTGTAGACCCGCATTTTGGCTTCAGCCGTTATGCAGAACGCCTGAGCCGCTCAGCCAACTCTTTTGACGAACTGTATGATGCCCTGCATGTGGGGTATACTTATATTGATCATATTCTGACAGCATTGCTGGCTGAAAGGATGGAAAGCATACAACCTGCTATGGTGGCTATTTCGGTGCCATTCCCGGGCAATCTGTACGCCGCTTTCCGCTGCGGGCAATGGATCAAACAACATTATCCGCAGGTGAAAATAGCCATGGGCGGTGGTTTCCCGAATACCGAGCTGCGTTCGCTCAGCGATCCCCATGTGTTTGAGTTTATCGATTTTATCACGCTCGATGATGGAGAAGCTCCCATAGAAACCCTGGTGGCATTCATCAACGGTGAGAAAAATGTGGAAGAGCTGAAACGCACGTTCCTGCTCCAGGACGGGAAAGTGACCTATATCAATAATCCATCCTGCCATGATTACAAGCAGAGCCAGGTAGGCACACCCGATTACAGTGATCTGCTGCTGGACCATTATGTATCTGCTATAGAAGTGGTGAACCCCATGCACAGCCTCTGGAGCGATGGCCGCTGGAACAAGCTCACCATGGCGCATGGCTGCTATTGGGGTAAATGTACTTTCTGTGATATCTCACTGGATTATATCCGCGTGTATGAGCCCATAGCCGCATCTCTGTTGTGCGACCGCATGGAAACCATCATAGCGCAAACCGGAGAGAACGGCTTTCACTTTGTGGACGAGGCTGCGCCGCCGGCGCTGATGCGGGCGCTGGCACTGGAAATCATCCGGCGCAAACTCACCGTCACCTGGTGGACCAATATCCGTTTTGAAAAAAGTTTTACCCGCGATCTCTGTCTGCTGCTCAAAGCTTCGGGCTGCATCGCCGTGTCCGGTGGGCTGGAAGTGGCGTCTGACCGCCTGCTGGGCCTGATTCAGAAAGGTATCACCGTAGCCCAGGTGGCCAGAGTGAACCGCCATTTTACAGAAGCAGGTATCATGGTGCATGCTTACCTGATGTACGGCTTCCCAACACAGACTGCACAAGAGACGATCGATTCGCTGGAAATGGTGCGGCAGATGTTTGAAGCAGGGATCTTACAATCCGCGTTCTGGCATCAGTTTACAATGACCGCACACAGCCCGGTAGGGAAGGACCCTGCTAAATTTAAGGTGCAAAAGGAAACAGAAGAAACCGGCACCTTTGCCAACAATGATATCATGCATATCGATCCTACCGGCGCCGATCACGAGAGTTTCAGCTACGGACTGAAAAAGTCCCTGCTCAATTATATGCATGGCACCTGCCTGGACTATCCACTATCCAAATGGTTTGAGTTTAAAGTCCCCAAAACCTCCGTAGCACCGGATTTTATCAGCAAGGCGTTGCAGGAGGAAGAAATCGGTACGGTGAAGCCTACTTCGAGAATAGTATACCTTGGTAAACAGCCTGTGGTAGAAACCATCACCAAATCCAAAAAGGGTAATACCTGGGAAGTGGCTTCTATTACTTTCCAGAATAAGAAGGAAAAAATGAACATCAGTGTGGAGCCTTCACAGGGCGAATGGCTGGCTAAGCTGCTGGATGAGGCGAAGGTGTCCAATCCCAAAATCCTTACGCTGCAGGAAGTGAAGGATAGTTATGAGGCGGCAGGCCTGGAGGATTTTGAACTGTTCTGGGATAATAAGCCAGTGAATACGCTGTACAGATCAGGGCTGCTGAAGCTGTAG
- a CDS encoding peroxiredoxin family protein, whose product MKTHKSLLMTGLLSVSLLGSAVAGNPEKPFVKEGVWRGVFTLSESSVPFNFELKGKDPEHAVFTLINGTRRDDFHVQRIGRDSLFIKMNTYDAALVAHIESDGKITGEYRSLVPNFRGNALPFYAEYGRDYRFAPPGTEETPKYDISGKWDLSIYSKEPTPNRVGLLKQQGNKLTGVILSVVGDSRELEGTVHGDEFELSGFTGPSPIYIKGKINDDKSLTGELSLGIYNNIKFDGNKNAAIELPDPYKLTYLKEGYKKLDFTLPDLNGKNVSLSDEKYKGKVVIVEIIGTWCPNCTDQTSFLSPWFNKNKDRGVEAIAIGFEQKDDLEYARYTLGKLKDKYNIQYDILFGGIADKKVASEKLPALNRMMAFPTTIIIDRKGEVRQIHTGYTGEITGQYYQDYVARWNKDLDALIAEK is encoded by the coding sequence ATGAAAACACATAAGTCATTACTGATGACCGGTCTCCTCTCTGTATCTCTGTTGGGCAGCGCTGTTGCCGGCAACCCTGAAAAACCTTTTGTAAAAGAAGGTGTCTGGAGAGGCGTGTTTACCCTCAGCGAATCCAGCGTACCATTTAACTTCGAACTAAAAGGCAAAGACCCTGAACATGCCGTATTTACGCTAATTAACGGCACCCGCCGCGATGATTTTCATGTACAGCGCATTGGCCGTGATTCATTATTTATTAAAATGAATACCTACGATGCCGCGCTGGTGGCCCATATAGAAAGCGATGGAAAAATCACCGGTGAATACAGAAGTCTGGTGCCCAACTTCCGCGGTAATGCACTACCCTTCTACGCAGAATACGGGCGGGACTACCGTTTCGCCCCACCTGGTACGGAAGAAACACCCAAATACGATATCAGCGGTAAATGGGACCTCTCCATTTACAGCAAAGAACCCACGCCTAACCGTGTGGGACTACTCAAACAACAGGGCAACAAACTAACGGGTGTCATCCTCTCAGTAGTAGGCGACAGCCGTGAACTGGAAGGCACCGTCCATGGCGATGAATTTGAACTGTCCGGCTTCACAGGCCCCAGCCCCATCTACATCAAAGGAAAAATCAATGACGATAAATCACTTACCGGCGAACTGAGTCTGGGCATCTACAACAACATCAAATTCGATGGTAATAAAAATGCTGCCATAGAACTGCCCGACCCGTATAAACTGACTTATCTCAAAGAAGGATATAAAAAGCTGGACTTCACGCTGCCAGATCTCAACGGAAAAAATGTATCCCTCAGCGATGAGAAATACAAAGGCAAAGTGGTAATCGTGGAAATCATCGGCACCTGGTGTCCCAACTGTACCGATCAGACTTCCTTCCTCTCACCCTGGTTCAATAAAAACAAAGACAGAGGCGTAGAAGCGATCGCAATAGGATTTGAACAAAAAGACGACCTGGAATATGCCCGTTACACACTGGGTAAATTAAAAGACAAATACAACATTCAATATGATATTCTTTTTGGTGGCATTGCTGATAAGAAAGTGGCGTCAGAGAAACTTCCGGCGCTCAACCGCATGATGGCGTTTCCGACCACTATCATTATAGACCGTAAAGGAGAAGTAAGACAGATACATACCGGTTACACCGGAGAAATCACCGGCCAATACTATCAGGATTATGTGGCGCGGTGGAACAAGGATCTGGACGCACTCATCGCAGAAAAATAA
- a CDS encoding YceI family protein encodes MQRLVSLVFMGSAIILMSLTSPATAGNKEKAARAVTTKKATTFQVDKNQSKLNWVGKKLAGQHSGTINVADGKLDVENNVLKGGSFSLDTRSIAVTDIKDADGNAKLLGHLKSEDFFGVEKFPTASFVITKVTPKGAGKYDITGNLTIKGITNPITFPATVAVAGNKLTAKADLKVDRTKYNIKYGSKSFFEGIGDKAIYDDFDLTVELVANAQ; translated from the coding sequence ATGCAACGATTAGTATCCTTGGTATTCATGGGAAGCGCCATCATACTGATGTCTTTAACCTCTCCTGCAACTGCTGGCAACAAAGAAAAAGCTGCCCGTGCTGTCACTACTAAAAAAGCTACTACCTTCCAGGTAGACAAAAACCAGAGCAAACTGAACTGGGTAGGCAAAAAATTAGCTGGTCAGCATAGCGGCACTATCAACGTAGCCGATGGTAAACTGGACGTTGAAAACAACGTACTGAAAGGCGGTAGCTTCAGCCTCGACACCCGCAGCATCGCTGTTACCGACATCAAAGATGCCGATGGTAACGCCAAACTGCTGGGTCACCTGAAAAGCGAAGACTTTTTTGGTGTAGAGAAATTCCCAACTGCCAGTTTTGTGATCACCAAAGTAACACCTAAAGGCGCTGGTAAATACGATATCACCGGCAACCTGACTATCAAAGGTATTACCAACCCGATCACTTTCCCGGCTACAGTAGCTGTTGCAGGTAACAAACTGACAGCCAAAGCGGATCTGAAGGTAGACCGTACCAAATACAACATCAAATACGGTTCTAAAAGCTTCTTTGAGGGTATTGGTGATAAAGCCATCTATGATGATTTCGATCTCACAGTGGAG